One window of Botrimarina mediterranea genomic DNA carries:
- a CDS encoding sigma-70 family RNA polymerase sigma factor, giving the protein MPSDTAPSPELFVQLLAENQRALNAFIASLTPSQADADDILQETCVTLWKKWAEFDASRDFYRWACGIAHYEVLRHRRKSATDRLWFDDEVLNLLASQMVEDEGLLELRRDALDSCLQKLCVDDRVLLEMRYRQDMTSETLAATLGKTTRTARRMVARVRRLLQHCIDVTVKGWGSANA; this is encoded by the coding sequence ATGCCCTCCGATACGGCTCCTTCCCCCGAGCTCTTTGTCCAGCTCTTGGCGGAAAACCAGCGTGCTCTGAACGCCTTCATAGCGTCGTTGACTCCCTCCCAAGCCGACGCCGACGACATCCTGCAAGAGACCTGCGTCACGCTGTGGAAAAAGTGGGCCGAGTTCGACGCCAGCCGCGATTTCTACCGCTGGGCGTGCGGCATCGCCCACTACGAGGTGCTGCGTCATCGCAGGAAGTCGGCGACCGATCGCCTCTGGTTTGACGACGAGGTTCTGAATCTACTGGCGTCGCAGATGGTCGAGGACGAAGGGTTGCTGGAATTGCGCCGGGACGCCCTGGACAGTTGCTTGCAGAAGCTGTGCGTCGATGACCGTGTCCTTTTGGAGATGCGATACCGCCAGGACATGACCAGCGAGACGCTGGCCGCAACCCTGGGCAAGACGACACGGACCGCGCGTCGCATGGTCGCTCGGGTGCGCCGCCTGCTACAGCATTGCATCGATGTCACCGTTAAGGGCTGGGGATCAGCGAACGCCTAA
- a CDS encoding FecR family protein, translating to MIQQQMDSMQEDAKQPVPSSTNADTPKLRRLLASVVLGDASSDDWQALNDLLLQDSGAREYASRYFEEEASLRREFALYDKVANFNLPGEDAAIAGRALPKEVSRVAKRWRAFAGASLAVAAALAAIVATYFDGVSDPAASVPSAGVARVVVGAIDSAVGDTPGNTDIRPIHIGDRIATEEGLASLRFDCGAEVVLKGPAEIEVVSPMRARLIRGTLTAQVQESAHGFRIDTPNSRVIDLGTEFGLSVDDEGDTEMVVFTGKVALQYAAALPIDIGAPAPNVPLSNLELLGDGRLLTDGEAMGISRSGEVRRLMMVRDTDFPRSFAPIRQPSPTGRVLERVWDNIRDRDTAKCYRVSEGGFGEDAQAFVDRHYQWNGIQKEHGLPQFLRGADYVLPYCDDKVDENLKVTVRLAQAARLYVLLDNRLEIPAWLKAEYQDSGYDVAIDEDNFSNERSWQHLGVGPGELLDRTCSVWFRDVLAPGDVVLGGIKPPSDWSVMYGVVAKPLNDASRAAAEPASHHQATIGRGLVHTGVLPRPIASAAWERVESFDKVTLAPPSAEDAASSSKGRRMIAHSPGGQWLPHPNVTVLKAGVVPALNDGLLSRNNDDLERNAWFNNQGRFTLDLLQPTLIRQINGFSWHRWGRSLQHFTVWGSNAETLPPIDFETSDEARDWEFIGLVDSRFGDPGGVHASQLTTSTGSMGPFRHLLWIVERSEQSTFFAEVDVHASIRDRD from the coding sequence TTGATACAACAGCAGATGGATTCGATGCAGGAAGACGCGAAGCAACCCGTACCGTCCTCAACCAACGCCGACACGCCCAAGCTCCGTCGCCTGTTGGCCTCGGTGGTGCTCGGTGACGCGTCCTCGGACGACTGGCAAGCCCTCAACGACCTGCTGCTCCAGGACTCCGGGGCGAGAGAGTACGCTTCGCGCTACTTCGAGGAAGAAGCAAGCCTGCGGAGAGAGTTCGCTCTTTACGATAAGGTCGCCAACTTCAACCTGCCGGGGGAAGACGCGGCTATCGCCGGGCGCGCTCTGCCGAAGGAAGTATCACGAGTAGCGAAGCGCTGGAGGGCTTTCGCAGGGGCGTCTCTGGCAGTCGCGGCGGCCTTGGCCGCGATTGTGGCGACCTACTTCGACGGCGTCAGTGACCCAGCAGCAAGTGTTCCATCCGCAGGCGTCGCCAGAGTTGTCGTGGGCGCCATCGACTCAGCCGTCGGTGACACGCCAGGGAACACCGACATCCGCCCCATCCACATCGGCGACCGCATCGCAACAGAGGAGGGGCTTGCGAGCCTGCGTTTCGATTGCGGCGCCGAGGTGGTTTTGAAAGGGCCCGCCGAGATCGAAGTCGTCTCGCCGATGCGCGCGCGGCTGATCCGCGGAACCCTCACCGCACAGGTGCAGGAGTCCGCCCACGGGTTCCGGATCGACACGCCCAATTCCCGAGTCATCGACCTGGGAACCGAGTTCGGCCTATCGGTCGATGACGAGGGCGATACGGAGATGGTGGTCTTCACGGGGAAGGTCGCGTTGCAATACGCGGCCGCGCTGCCGATTGATATCGGCGCGCCGGCGCCCAATGTGCCGCTGAGCAATCTCGAGCTTCTTGGCGACGGACGCTTGCTGACCGACGGCGAAGCCATGGGCATCAGCCGGTCAGGCGAAGTGCGTCGCCTGATGATGGTGCGCGACACCGACTTCCCACGGTCGTTCGCCCCCATCCGGCAGCCGAGCCCTACAGGGCGGGTCCTCGAGCGAGTGTGGGACAACATCCGCGACCGCGACACCGCCAAATGCTACCGCGTCTCCGAAGGCGGATTCGGCGAAGACGCCCAGGCGTTCGTTGATCGCCATTACCAGTGGAACGGCATTCAAAAGGAGCACGGCCTTCCCCAGTTCCTGCGGGGCGCCGACTACGTCCTGCCCTACTGCGACGACAAGGTCGATGAAAACCTCAAGGTGACGGTACGGCTGGCGCAGGCTGCGAGACTCTACGTCTTGCTGGATAACCGCTTAGAAATTCCCGCGTGGCTGAAAGCGGAGTACCAAGACAGTGGGTACGATGTAGCTATCGACGAGGACAATTTCTCGAACGAACGCTCTTGGCAACACCTCGGCGTCGGGCCCGGCGAGCTACTCGACCGTACTTGCTCGGTCTGGTTCCGCGACGTCTTGGCGCCCGGCGACGTTGTGCTCGGCGGCATCAAACCGCCTAGCGACTGGTCGGTGATGTATGGCGTCGTCGCCAAGCCGTTGAACGATGCGAGCCGCGCCGCTGCCGAACCGGCTTCTCATCACCAAGCGACAATCGGACGGGGCCTCGTCCATACGGGCGTGTTGCCTCGGCCGATCGCCAGCGCAGCATGGGAACGGGTCGAGAGCTTCGACAAGGTAACTCTCGCCCCCCCTTCCGCCGAAGATGCGGCGTCCTCCAGCAAGGGACGTCGAATGATCGCTCACTCACCTGGGGGGCAGTGGCTCCCCCACCCCAACGTAACCGTGCTAAAAGCCGGAGTCGTGCCCGCCCTCAACGACGGCCTGCTCTCTCGGAATAACGACGACCTCGAGCGCAACGCTTGGTTTAACAACCAAGGCCGGTTCACGCTCGATCTGCTCCAGCCCACCTTGATCCGACAGATCAACGGCTTCTCTTGGCATCGCTGGGGTCGATCCTTGCAGCACTTCACCGTCTGGGGATCGAATGCCGAGACGCTGCCACCGATCGACTTCGAGACTTCGGACGAAGCCCGAGACTGGGAGTTCATCGGCTTGGTGGACAGCCGATTCGGCGACCCGGGCGGCGTCCACGCCAGCCAACTTACTACCTCAACGGGATCGATGGGCCCGTTCCGACACCTGCTGTGGATCGTCGAACGCTCCGAGCAATCGACGTTCTTCGCCGAAGTGGACGTGCACGCCTCGATCAGAGATCGCGATTGA
- a CDS encoding FecR domain-containing protein has product MTDRENTPEDNSLDALIGAWQAGEITPPRWESLCRQLRSDRDARARFLQHMQLDADLTWKFSDRSRAKAVLSESFPRSEKPASLSELAEGSYSRDPCYQEILELVSGHEAIDLLWTQLYPQMRSYVAACSPRLDDIDAVVTAIIEDIANGYHDQSGPQEFCELVRESSRQRIREFLTLEKDLTLHLEELFASSCLGDSANEEASPSELYERLSEYVPLKMSEEHLRLLCLRYLHELPPEIIAERMSLATDRVQLDLAKARLSIWRHCCERRFGGAAHTEIEHLLIASYLFDRRRLNNVTIERLQAWLRSSDRHRRIFYTFAMLHECAYRQLSVERLLESLATSDNKSLRQVVGQAIQQIELFAEKATPTEVHVVRPNTVRVGPLSVLAMATAAIVLVGVGLLLQSGSQESPREKRATNERSSDRVKVAKSEPSSPAPVREKPAPPLPPVVATLDELLGDLRGNDEGFAYATGASFRQGDSFAIPRGIAQFSSANGSLIVLEGPAEVVFSGDDEVLLHAGKLVGLNSTKIQQVVVRTASAVVRDLGTEFGVELGADDSTSVAVYQGLVEMSGLGDDAPQTPLEEGWRSSVSADQSVVEEAKPLLHDREFVRPDEVRLRVAVERGSEAARTEVAFYELMRVEGILAYEGFDRLQGAERRSIGIDPRRQGSSQGLILGPNLSEGTPMSASSKSIIAADGQQYFVYLDTSENSRLARAGLVSAGGMVGDMPGEVWIAWRSQLTGTQQGRVDWAGLSLMCGDRRQTDEPLFVGVPSNQSAYGMQFFEGPNRSTQHQYPLDRDATASGVQERTADNQNVLWIAQLLMGPTGAEVRLWCNVPANLIEKTAPHLAKSIENLRFDRFRLELADSRKQTTCAFDDVLVTATREALVEAIQLVGDSSE; this is encoded by the coding sequence ATGACTGATCGAGAGAACACGCCGGAGGACAACAGCCTCGACGCCTTGATCGGCGCGTGGCAGGCGGGGGAGATCACGCCCCCCCGATGGGAGTCGCTATGCCGTCAGCTACGTTCGGACCGAGACGCTCGCGCTCGTTTCTTGCAACACATGCAGCTCGACGCCGACCTCACGTGGAAGTTCTCGGACCGGAGCCGCGCCAAGGCGGTTCTCTCGGAGTCCTTCCCAAGAAGCGAGAAGCCGGCGAGCTTGTCCGAGTTGGCGGAAGGCAGCTACAGCCGCGACCCCTGCTACCAGGAAATCCTCGAACTCGTCTCCGGCCATGAGGCCATCGATCTGCTGTGGACGCAACTTTATCCTCAGATGCGGAGCTATGTCGCCGCCTGCTCGCCGCGCCTGGACGACATTGATGCGGTCGTTACGGCCATCATCGAAGACATCGCCAATGGCTACCACGACCAATCTGGCCCGCAGGAGTTTTGCGAACTAGTCCGCGAGTCCTCTCGGCAAAGAATCCGAGAGTTCCTGACCCTAGAGAAGGACCTAACGCTTCACCTCGAAGAGTTGTTCGCGTCGTCGTGCCTCGGCGATTCGGCTAACGAAGAGGCTAGCCCTAGCGAGCTTTACGAGCGTCTGAGCGAGTACGTGCCCCTCAAGATGAGTGAGGAGCACCTCAGGCTGCTCTGCTTGCGGTACCTCCACGAGCTCCCACCCGAAATTATCGCCGAGCGAATGTCGTTGGCGACCGACCGCGTCCAGCTCGACTTGGCAAAGGCACGGTTGTCGATCTGGAGGCATTGTTGCGAGCGACGCTTTGGCGGCGCCGCCCACACCGAAATCGAGCACCTGCTGATCGCCAGCTATCTCTTCGATCGGCGACGGCTGAACAACGTCACGATCGAGAGACTACAGGCGTGGCTAAGGTCGTCCGACCGGCATCGACGGATATTCTACACCTTCGCCATGCTCCACGAGTGCGCGTACCGGCAGCTGTCGGTTGAGCGTCTCCTCGAATCCCTGGCGACAAGCGATAACAAGTCGCTACGACAGGTGGTCGGCCAGGCGATCCAGCAGATCGAGTTGTTCGCCGAGAAGGCGACTCCAACGGAAGTCCATGTTGTTCGGCCGAACACGGTCCGCGTCGGCCCTCTATCGGTCCTGGCTATGGCGACGGCCGCGATCGTGCTCGTCGGCGTCGGTCTGCTCTTGCAAAGCGGCAGCCAGGAGAGTCCGCGTGAAAAGCGGGCGACCAATGAGCGGTCAAGCGATCGAGTGAAGGTGGCGAAGAGCGAACCATCCTCCCCGGCGCCGGTGCGTGAAAAGCCCGCGCCTCCTTTGCCGCCGGTCGTCGCTACGCTCGACGAGCTACTCGGCGATCTTCGTGGCAACGACGAAGGCTTCGCCTACGCGACTGGCGCGTCCTTCCGACAAGGCGATTCGTTTGCGATCCCCCGGGGCATCGCCCAATTCTCGTCGGCGAACGGCTCGCTGATCGTCCTGGAAGGCCCAGCCGAAGTGGTGTTCAGCGGGGACGATGAAGTCCTGCTTCACGCCGGGAAACTCGTCGGGCTCAACTCCACGAAGATACAACAGGTCGTGGTCCGCACGGCTTCCGCGGTGGTTCGTGACCTCGGGACCGAGTTCGGCGTCGAGCTCGGCGCCGACGACTCCACGTCGGTCGCCGTCTACCAGGGCTTGGTAGAAATGAGCGGCTTAGGAGACGACGCCCCGCAAACGCCGTTGGAAGAGGGATGGCGGAGTTCGGTCAGCGCCGATCAGTCCGTCGTCGAGGAAGCAAAGCCCCTGCTTCACGACCGAGAGTTCGTCCGCCCTGACGAGGTGCGGCTCCGTGTTGCGGTCGAGCGTGGTTCGGAAGCGGCGCGAACCGAGGTCGCGTTCTACGAGCTCATGCGGGTCGAGGGCATCCTGGCTTACGAAGGCTTTGATCGCTTGCAAGGCGCTGAACGGCGATCGATTGGGATCGATCCGCGGCGGCAGGGATCGTCGCAAGGCCTGATTCTTGGGCCGAATCTCTCGGAGGGGACCCCGATGTCGGCTTCGTCGAAATCGATCATCGCCGCCGACGGGCAGCAGTACTTTGTCTATCTCGACACGTCCGAGAATTCGCGGCTCGCGCGAGCGGGATTGGTGTCGGCGGGGGGAATGGTCGGCGACATGCCGGGAGAGGTCTGGATTGCTTGGCGATCGCAACTCACCGGGACACAACAAGGCCGCGTAGATTGGGCGGGACTCTCCTTGATGTGCGGCGATCGACGGCAGACGGACGAGCCGCTATTCGTTGGCGTGCCCTCCAATCAATCCGCCTATGGCATGCAGTTTTTTGAAGGGCCCAATCGCTCGACTCAGCATCAGTACCCGCTCGACCGCGATGCAACGGCCTCAGGCGTGCAGGAGCGGACGGCCGACAACCAGAACGTCCTCTGGATCGCACAGCTCCTAATGGGTCCAACCGGCGCCGAGGTCCGCTTGTGGTGCAATGTCCCGGCAAACCTCATCGAGAAGACGGCCCCCCATCTCGCTAAGTCGATTGAGAACCTGCGCTTCGACCGCTTCCGGTTGGAGTTGGCCGACTCCCGCAAGCAGACGACCTGCGCCTTCGATGACGTTCTGGTGACAGCGACGAGAGAGGCGCTCGTAGAGGCGATCCAATTGGTCGGCGACTCGTCCGAGTAA
- a CDS encoding sigma-70 family RNA polymerase sigma factor: MSDRECPTTDAPAEGHEAEIDQFIRRLTDHQVDLQGFILSSLGSYSDALDVLQQTNIALWKKADQFHAGSPFMPWALQVAKYEILAFLRKRRRDRHQFSSEVVELMVDMAIQRSSNLSQRSEALMDCIKELPERSRHFLAIRYASDRSVSEVAEISGRTVEAVKSVFLRIRRSLEECIDRRLTSEARS; the protein is encoded by the coding sequence ATGAGCGATCGAGAATGCCCGACAACTGACGCTCCCGCGGAGGGGCACGAAGCCGAGATCGACCAGTTCATCCGCCGTTTGACGGATCACCAGGTAGACCTCCAGGGTTTCATCCTGTCGTCGTTGGGCAGCTACAGCGACGCCCTCGATGTGCTTCAGCAGACGAACATCGCTCTCTGGAAGAAGGCTGACCAGTTCCACGCCGGATCGCCGTTCATGCCTTGGGCGCTGCAGGTGGCGAAGTATGAGATCCTCGCTTTCCTGCGGAAACGCCGACGCGACCGCCATCAGTTCTCGAGCGAGGTCGTCGAGTTGATGGTGGATATGGCGATCCAGCGCTCGTCGAACCTCTCGCAGCGCAGCGAGGCGCTGATGGATTGCATCAAGGAACTGCCGGAGCGGAGCCGCCACTTCCTGGCGATTCGTTACGCCAGCGATCGATCGGTCTCCGAGGTTGCGGAGATTTCAGGTCGGACCGTGGAAGCGGTGAAGAGCGTGTTCTTGCGCATCCGTCGCTCGTTGGAGGAGTGCATCGACCGGCGACTAACGTCGGAAGCGCGATCCTAG